One genomic segment of Devosia sp. includes these proteins:
- a CDS encoding undecaprenyl-diphosphate phosphatase: protein MNGDQGLFVPLVLGILEGLTEFLPVSSTGHLLLAGHFFGLSQPATFIVLIQLGAILAVVTVYFAKLGMLIRDALTGKAYAWHFALAVILACLPAVVVGVLAREYIQQVLYETPLVICISLLVGGVVLLLVDAMPKKVLYDDIYRFPWHLALIVGLFQMLSLVPGVSRSGSTVVGAMLFGASKRAAAEFTFFIALPIMVGAFGYDLYKSRELIDLSLGLNIAIGFAASFVVGALVVKYLLDFVTRHGFAPFAWWRILVGGAGLVAILAFGF from the coding sequence ATGAACGGCGATCAAGGTCTTTTTGTGCCGCTGGTGCTGGGAATTCTCGAAGGGCTTACTGAATTCCTTCCGGTCAGTTCCACCGGGCACCTGCTGCTTGCGGGACATTTCTTCGGCCTCAGCCAGCCGGCGACCTTCATCGTTCTCATCCAGCTCGGCGCTATTCTGGCCGTGGTCACGGTCTATTTCGCCAAACTGGGCATGCTGATCCGCGATGCCCTGACCGGCAAGGCCTATGCCTGGCACTTTGCCCTGGCGGTCATCCTGGCCTGCCTGCCTGCAGTGGTGGTGGGGGTGCTGGCCCGCGAATACATCCAGCAGGTGCTCTATGAGACGCCGCTGGTGATCTGCATTTCGCTGCTGGTCGGTGGCGTGGTTTTGCTGCTCGTCGACGCCATGCCCAAGAAGGTTCTTTATGACGACATCTACCGGTTCCCCTGGCACCTGGCGCTGATCGTCGGCCTGTTCCAGATGCTGAGCCTGGTGCCGGGCGTGTCGCGCTCGGGCTCGACCGTGGTGGGCGCCATGCTGTTCGGGGCGTCCAAGCGCGCGGCGGCCGAGTTCACCTTCTTCATCGCCCTGCCGATCATGGTCGGCGCCTTTGGCTATGACCTCTACAAGAGCCGCGAGCTGATCGACCTGAGCCTGGGGCTCAACATCGCCATCGGCTTTGCCGCCTCATTCGTCGTGGGGGCGCTCGTGGTCAAGTATCTGCTTGATTTCGTCACGCGGCACGGCTTCGCGCCCTTCGCCTGGTGGCGCATTCTGGTCGGCGGTGCTGGCCTCGTGGCGATCCTGGCCTTCGGCTTTTAG
- a CDS encoding GNAT family protein, with protein MTPEPARAAPDRVVLEGRYVRLEPLDRRHAADLFAVSTMAGGAERYRWLLSEAPSSLAAMEQRIAETNAGPDRYVAIIDKASGKALGQQGWMRIRPEHGSIEIGGVYWGLPMARSRLATEALFLFARHAFEDLGYRRFEWKCNNRNEPSKAAATRFGFRFEGVFRQDMIIKGENRDTAWFSILDTEWPDLRAEYERWLDPANFGADGAQLTRLATPRG; from the coding sequence ATGACACCAGAACCTGCCCGCGCCGCCCCGGACCGCGTCGTGCTCGAAGGACGCTATGTGCGTCTCGAACCCCTGGACAGGCGCCACGCCGCCGATCTTTTCGCCGTATCCACCATGGCAGGTGGCGCCGAGCGCTATCGCTGGTTGTTAAGCGAGGCACCATCCAGCCTCGCTGCCATGGAACAGCGAATCGCCGAGACCAATGCCGGGCCGGACCGTTATGTGGCCATCATCGACAAGGCCAGCGGCAAGGCCCTGGGCCAGCAGGGCTGGATGCGCATCCGCCCCGAGCATGGTTCGATCGAGATCGGCGGGGTCTATTGGGGCCTGCCCATGGCGCGGTCGCGGCTGGCGACGGAAGCCCTGTTCCTGTTCGCCCGTCATGCGTTCGAGGATCTTGGCTATCGGCGCTTCGAATGGAAATGCAACAATCGCAATGAACCCTCCAAAGCCGCCGCGACCCGGTTCGGCTTTCGCTTCGAGGGCGTGTTCCGCCAGGACATGATCATCAAGGGCGAAAACCGGGACACCGCCTGGTTCTCGATCCTGGACACGGAATGGCCGGACCTGCGGGCCGAATACGAACGCTGGCTGGACCCAGCCAACTTCGGCGCCGATGGTGCGCAATTGACCCGGCTCGCGACGCCGCGCGGGTGA
- a CDS encoding SprT family zinc-dependent metalloprotease: MLSFLRQRPAPIPKSTRIELDGVEVDIRVKVSARARSLRLSLPATGPLLTLPSQARWSDAEAFLHKHRHWLAARLPRASRAQHLAVDGIVPLRGVPHRVRATGRVRGRVETGDDENGPFIAVPGAPEHQQRRLYDWLTSQAQADLEQRSIHHATRLGVSVRQVRLRSQSSRWGSCSSTGTINYNWRLILAPAHVLDYVAAHEVAHLIEMNHSDAFWAVVRRTLPDMERGRAWLKAHGRELMSWQKPGSAG; the protein is encoded by the coding sequence ATGCTTTCCTTCCTGCGCCAGCGCCCGGCCCCGATCCCCAAGTCCACGCGCATCGAGCTCGATGGCGTGGAGGTGGACATCCGCGTCAAGGTCAGCGCCCGGGCCCGCTCGCTCCGCCTGTCGCTGCCCGCCACCGGGCCCCTGCTGACCTTGCCCAGCCAGGCGCGCTGGAGCGATGCGGAGGCGTTTCTTCACAAGCACAGACACTGGCTGGCGGCGCGATTGCCGCGCGCCAGTCGCGCCCAACACCTGGCGGTCGACGGCATTGTCCCGCTGCGCGGCGTTCCGCATCGGGTCCGCGCCACCGGGCGCGTGCGCGGACGGGTGGAGACGGGTGACGATGAGAACGGCCCGTTCATCGCGGTGCCGGGCGCGCCCGAACATCAGCAGCGGCGCCTCTATGACTGGCTCACGAGCCAAGCCCAGGCCGATCTCGAACAGCGCAGCATCCACCACGCGACGCGCCTCGGGGTCAGCGTGCGCCAGGTGCGGCTGCGCAGCCAGTCGAGCCGCTGGGGGTCCTGTTCGAGCACAGGCACCATCAACTACAATTGGCGGTTGATCCTGGCGCCTGCGCATGTACTGGATTATGTGGCCGCCCATGAAGTGGCCCATCTCATCGAGATGAACCATTCCGATGCCTTCTGGGCAGTGGTGCGCCGGACCTTGCCGGATATGGAACGCGGCCGGGCGTGGCTGAAAGCACACGGTCGCGAGCTGATGAGCTGGCAGAAGCCCGGTTCGGCGGGATGA
- a CDS encoding NAD-dependent epimerase/dehydratase family protein, with product MRILFFGLGYSAKASAQFLSGRTPRPHVTGTTRGTSTLEGDVPMLHFDGAAPAEAVGAALRNGLSHVVASIAPDASGDPALRHHRPDLDANPDLEWLCYYSTVGVYGDHDGGWIDESAPLEPRNERSRQRVRAEAEWQDYARARGVPLLILRLAGIYGPGRSAFDKLADGTARRVIKPGQVFNRIHVDDIGRVTGLAAEQKLAGIFNLADDEPAPPQDVVSHAAGLIGTEPPPAIAFEQADFTPMQRSFYSDNKRVSNAAIKRAVGLDLLYPTYREGLAAILASER from the coding sequence ATGCGCATCCTTTTCTTCGGGCTGGGCTATTCGGCAAAGGCCAGCGCGCAGTTTCTCTCGGGCCGCACACCGCGTCCTCATGTCACCGGCACCACGCGGGGCACGTCAACGCTGGAGGGCGATGTGCCCATGCTCCATTTCGATGGCGCCGCACCGGCGGAAGCGGTCGGCGCGGCCTTGAGGAACGGGCTTTCCCATGTGGTGGCCTCGATCGCCCCCGACGCATCCGGCGACCCGGCCTTGCGGCACCACAGACCGGACCTCGATGCCAATCCGGACCTCGAATGGCTCTGCTATTATTCGACCGTCGGGGTCTATGGCGATCACGATGGCGGCTGGATTGACGAATCCGCGCCGCTCGAGCCGCGCAATGAGCGCTCGCGCCAGCGGGTCAGGGCCGAGGCCGAATGGCAGGACTATGCCAGGGCGCGCGGCGTGCCGCTGCTGATCCTGCGCCTCGCCGGCATCTATGGCCCGGGCCGCTCCGCATTCGACAAGCTGGCCGATGGCACGGCGCGGCGGGTGATCAAGCCCGGCCAGGTGTTCAACCGCATCCATGTCGACGATATCGGGCGGGTGACCGGCCTTGCGGCGGAGCAGAAGCTGGCCGGCATCTTTAATCTCGCCGATGACGAGCCGGCGCCCCCGCAGGACGTCGTCAGCCACGCTGCCGGCCTCATCGGCACCGAACCGCCGCCCGCCATTGCCTTCGAGCAGGCCGATTTTACCCCGATGCAGCGCAGTTTCTATTCGGACAACAAGCGCGTGTCCAACGCCGCCATCAAGCGAGCCGTGGGACTGGACCTGCTCTACCCCACTTACCGAGAAGGCCTCGCTGCAATCCTTGCGAGTGAACGATGA
- a CDS encoding PBP1A family penicillin-binding protein: MDFRISADDRVGAPNAKQGKAQPKAARGQRVEPSMGRSVGVFVDDERSGGAPGNGGGGRGGKPPKPPRSEKPRRGKAVAAKPKKRRSRSGGFLMGLLWWGFVACLWGGLAVIGIIVYYGAQLPSSNTWAIPERPPNIRILAADGSLISNRGQTGGEAITFRELPYYVPAAFIASEDRRFMSHFGVDPLGLISVAVESVQARDITRGASTITQQVAKNLFLTPDQTLGRKVQEAILAIWLEQNFTKEEILELYMNRVYFGAGATGIEAAAQTYFGVSARNLSLGQAAMLVGILPAPSAYNPKTNPQVAIERQRLVLNAMAREGYITEAEASAARIDPDETVRTRVAGSESYVADWVESLMTAYIGDIEKDVVVQTTIDYRMQKDAEFIVKEAVANEGPNRGFTQGALVAMDVDGTIRAMVGGVDYQQSQYNRAVTAKRQPGSTFKPFVYLAAMEKGYTPDTLAEDAQFDYNGWSPRNASGKYAGTVTLRQGLAYSLNTIAARLAIDVTPEKVIEVAMRMGISSNLTPVPSIALGTQEVNLLELTSAYTPFANGGNGVIPNVITKIEDVDGKLLFESSTAGPGRVIDPNVLAEMNDMLETAVEVGTGKGANLGGWEFAGKTGTSQESRDALFVGYTSAMVTGVWLGNDDNKGTKLSGGNVPAQIWSDFMTKAHQGKSPANIPGGSYAGQLIAQQMIDPNTGQPVIDPATGQPAVQYVDGGTGQPVQTMTDPATGQVYAIDPATGQPSQTLQPYQAQSSNPPIQTGTMVDPATGLPIDASGQVVQYDANQAPIDPETGLPMVLVVDPATGEQVWVPSAPAQQQTTTFAPPADFSQQQPVYQEPQSQRTLMDLIFGN, encoded by the coding sequence ATGGACTTCCGCATTTCGGCCGATGATCGTGTTGGTGCCCCCAATGCCAAGCAGGGCAAGGCACAACCGAAAGCGGCGCGCGGCCAGCGCGTCGAGCCCAGCATGGGCCGCTCGGTCGGCGTCTTTGTCGATGACGAGCGCTCCGGCGGCGCCCCGGGCAATGGCGGTGGCGGTCGCGGCGGCAAGCCACCCAAGCCGCCGCGTTCGGAAAAGCCGCGTCGCGGCAAGGCCGTGGCGGCCAAGCCGAAAAAGCGCCGGTCGCGCTCCGGCGGCTTTCTCATGGGCCTGCTCTGGTGGGGCTTTGTCGCCTGTCTCTGGGGCGGCCTGGCCGTCATCGGCATCATCGTCTATTACGGCGCCCAACTGCCCTCGTCCAATACCTGGGCCATTCCCGAACGCCCGCCCAATATCCGCATCCTGGCCGCCGATGGCAGCCTGATTTCCAATCGCGGCCAGACCGGCGGCGAGGCCATCACCTTCCGTGAACTGCCCTATTACGTCCCGGCGGCCTTCATCGCTTCGGAAGACCGGCGCTTCATGAGCCATTTCGGTGTCGACCCGCTGGGTCTGATTTCGGTGGCAGTCGAATCGGTACAGGCGCGCGATATCACCCGCGGCGCTTCCACCATCACCCAGCAGGTCGCCAAGAACCTGTTCCTGACGCCCGACCAGACTCTGGGCCGCAAGGTGCAGGAAGCCATCCTTGCCATCTGGCTTGAGCAGAATTTCACCAAGGAAGAAATTCTCGAACTCTACATGAACCGCGTCTATTTCGGCGCCGGTGCCACCGGCATCGAGGCAGCGGCTCAGACCTATTTCGGGGTTTCGGCGCGCAATCTGTCGCTGGGCCAGGCGGCCATGCTGGTGGGCATCCTGCCCGCGCCTTCCGCCTATAATCCCAAGACCAATCCGCAGGTCGCCATCGAGCGTCAGCGCCTGGTGCTCAATGCCATGGCGCGCGAGGGCTATATCACCGAGGCCGAGGCCTCGGCCGCGCGCATCGATCCCGATGAGACCGTACGTACCCGCGTTGCCGGGTCGGAATCCTATGTGGCCGACTGGGTCGAAAGCCTGATGACCGCCTATATCGGCGACATTGAAAAGGACGTGGTGGTCCAGACCACCATCGACTACCGCATGCAGAAGGATGCCGAGTTCATCGTCAAGGAAGCGGTGGCCAATGAGGGGCCGAACCGCGGCTTCACCCAGGGTGCCCTGGTGGCCATGGACGTGGACGGCACCATCCGCGCCATGGTGGGCGGCGTCGACTACCAGCAGAGCCAGTACAACCGCGCCGTCACCGCCAAGCGCCAGCCCGGCTCGACCTTCAAGCCCTTTGTCTATCTCGCTGCCATGGAAAAGGGCTATACGCCCGACACTTTGGCCGAGGATGCCCAGTTCGACTATAACGGCTGGAGCCCGCGCAATGCCTCGGGCAAATATGCCGGAACGGTCACCCTGCGCCAGGGCCTGGCCTATTCGCTCAATACCATTGCGGCGCGCCTTGCCATCGATGTGACGCCCGAAAAGGTGATCGAGGTGGCCATGCGCATGGGCATTTCCTCCAATCTCACCCCGGTCCCCTCGATTGCCCTGGGCACGCAGGAGGTGAACCTGCTCGAGTTGACCAGCGCCTATACCCCCTTCGCCAATGGCGGCAATGGCGTCATCCCCAATGTCATCACCAAGATCGAGGATGTCGACGGCAAGCTGCTCTTCGAATCCTCGACCGCCGGTCCGGGCCGGGTGATCGACCCCAATGTGCTGGCCGAAATGAACGACATGCTGGAAACCGCCGTGGAAGTGGGCACCGGCAAGGGCGCCAATCTCGGCGGCTGGGAATTTGCCGGAAAGACCGGCACGTCCCAGGAATCGCGCGATGCCCTGTTTGTCGGCTATACCTCCGCCATGGTCACCGGCGTGTGGCTGGGCAATGACGACAACAAGGGCACCAAGCTCTCCGGCGGCAATGTCCCGGCCCAGATCTGGTCCGACTTCATGACCAAAGCGCATCAGGGCAAGAGCCCGGCCAATATTCCGGGCGGGTCCTATGCCGGCCAATTGATCGCCCAGCAGATGATCGATCCCAATACCGGCCAACCCGTCATCGACCCCGCCACCGGCCAGCCGGCGGTACAATATGTCGACGGGGGCACCGGCCAGCCCGTGCAGACCATGACCGACCCGGCAACGGGGCAGGTCTATGCCATTGATCCGGCTACTGGCCAGCCCAGCCAGACGCTGCAGCCCTATCAGGCTCAGTCGAGCAATCCGCCGATCCAGACCGGAACCATGGTCGATCCCGCGACCGGCCTGCCGATCGATGCCTCGGGCCAGGTGGTGCAATATGATGCCAATCAGGCGCCGATCGATCCGGAAACCGGCCTGCCCATGGTGCTGGTCGTTGATCCGGCCACCGGCGAGCAGGTCTGGGTGCCCAGCGCTCCGGCGCAGCAGCAGACCACGACGTTTGCGCCGCCGGCCGATTTCAGCCAGCAGCAGCCGGTCTATCAGGAACCGCAGTCCCAGCGCACGCTGATGGACCTGATCTTCGGCAATTAA
- a CDS encoding metalloregulator ArsR/SmtB family transcription factor: MHAFDVLGDPVRRRILELLSERELASGDVVAVIGAEFGISQAGVSQHLKVLRDNGFAQVRPEGTRRIYRLDTSPLRGIDDWLERFRVFWPVRLEALDTEIARGRKARAKDEPR, translated from the coding sequence ATGCACGCCTTCGACGTCCTCGGCGACCCTGTGCGCCGCCGCATTCTCGAACTTTTGAGCGAGCGCGAGCTGGCCTCCGGTGATGTAGTCGCGGTCATCGGAGCAGAATTCGGCATTTCACAGGCCGGGGTCAGCCAGCACCTCAAGGTGTTGCGCGACAATGGCTTTGCCCAGGTGCGCCCGGAAGGCACGCGCCGCATCTATCGGCTCGATACCAGCCCGCTCAGGGGCATTGACGACTGGCTGGAGCGGTTCCGCGTGTTCTGGCCCGTGCGGCTCGAGGCTCTCGACACTGAAATTGCGCGTGGCAGGAAGGCGCGGGCGAAGGACGAGCCGCGGTGA
- a CDS encoding glutathione S-transferase family protein, producing MATKQLGRPMPSLVHYPLDPSSRLIRLICAEYGVPLDLEEMRPWLRDEQLLELNPAATLPILFGESETPAIGILAVIHAVEDFYVPADGGSLMPGDPHARAEMWRLVEWVLFKLNDEVTRYLIEEKIAKRDQRGATPEPSVLRAAKTNLTEHMLYFNWLLASRNWLGGDEMSLADFALAAHLSTLDYMGDLDWAKANEVRDWYSRLKSRPAFRTLLNDRVVAMPPSKGYADLDF from the coding sequence ATGGCCACCAAGCAATTAGGGCGTCCCATGCCGAGCCTCGTGCACTACCCTCTCGATCCATCCTCCCGCCTCATCCGGCTGATCTGCGCCGAATATGGTGTGCCGCTGGATCTCGAGGAAATGCGCCCCTGGCTGCGGGACGAGCAGTTGCTGGAGCTCAATCCTGCGGCGACGCTGCCCATTCTGTTTGGCGAAAGCGAAACGCCCGCCATCGGCATCCTCGCAGTCATCCATGCCGTCGAGGATTTTTATGTCCCGGCCGACGGCGGCAGCCTGATGCCGGGCGATCCCCACGCCCGCGCCGAGATGTGGCGCCTGGTCGAGTGGGTGCTGTTCAAGCTCAATGACGAGGTCACGCGCTATCTCATCGAGGAAAAGATCGCCAAGCGCGACCAGCGCGGCGCGACCCCCGAGCCCTCGGTGCTGCGCGCGGCCAAGACCAACCTCACCGAACACATGCTCTATTTCAACTGGCTCCTGGCCAGCCGCAACTGGCTAGGCGGAGACGAGATGAGCCTGGCTGATTTTGCCCTGGCCGCGCATTTGTCGACGCTCGACTATATGGGCGATCTCGATTGGGCCAAGGCCAATGAGGTGCGCGACTGGTATTCGCGCCTCAAGTCGCGCCCGGCTTTCCGCACACTGCTCAATGACCGGGTGGTCGCCATGCCCCCGTCCAAGGGCTATGCCGATCTCGATTTCTGA
- a CDS encoding L,D-transpeptidase, with protein MSHIAAATLSRRALLAGLASMGALALAGCTTTGTTPITNPAEPVRNAVPPDVLAQYAALPNEDYFVPAADISMMPPMFWRQEVDNVTGQPEGTVVVDTANYFLYWTMPNGRAMRYGVGLGRAGFEWSGKGHIAYKRKWPVWTPPAEMIERQPELEIYRRGQPPGLLNALGARALYIHQGNRDTLYRVHGTMDVASIGKAVSSGCVRLLFHDIIDLHDRVPNGAPIVVL; from the coding sequence ATGTCTCATATCGCTGCCGCGACCCTGTCGCGCCGCGCCCTGCTGGCGGGCCTCGCCAGCATGGGCGCCCTCGCCCTTGCCGGATGCACGACCACCGGCACCACCCCGATCACCAACCCCGCCGAGCCGGTACGCAATGCCGTGCCGCCGGACGTGTTGGCGCAATACGCGGCCCTGCCCAACGAAGATTATTTTGTGCCGGCCGCCGACATTTCGATGATGCCGCCCATGTTCTGGCGCCAGGAAGTGGACAATGTCACCGGCCAGCCGGAGGGCACGGTGGTGGTCGATACCGCCAATTACTTCCTCTACTGGACCATGCCCAATGGACGGGCCATGCGCTATGGCGTGGGCCTGGGCCGCGCCGGGTTTGAATGGAGCGGCAAGGGCCATATCGCCTATAAGCGCAAATGGCCGGTCTGGACGCCGCCCGCCGAGATGATCGAGCGGCAGCCGGAACTGGAAATCTACCGCCGTGGCCAGCCGCCGGGCCTGCTCAACGCCCTGGGCGCCCGCGCGCTCTACATCCATCAGGGCAATCGCGACACGCTCTATCGCGTGCATGGCACCATGGATGTCGCCTCGATCGGCAAGGCCGTGTCCAGCGGCTGCGTGCGCCTATTGTTCCACGACATCATCGACCTGCATGACCGCGTGCCCAATGGCGCGCCGATCGTGGTGCTGTAG
- a CDS encoding outer-membrane lipoprotein carrier protein LolA → MIRRQALLLGIAAGLSTFVPALGQGRALSAEEQQLINEINVHNSAISTMVGRFLQIDTNGGRTEGTFFLQRPDKIAFRYAPPSREEIVSIGNGFYVLDRREETYYAYPQDSIPLRQFLGSQINLLNANVVDVTLSDGYISVTVIDETVAGTVQVSLIFDTETKDLAQWTLVEPSGAELTFSLYDVQKGVEIPRSFFSIPATYRGKEPGT, encoded by the coding sequence ATGATTCGACGTCAAGCCCTGTTGCTCGGTATTGCTGCTGGCCTGTCCACCTTCGTGCCCGCCCTCGGGCAGGGCCGCGCCCTCAGTGCCGAAGAACAGCAGCTCATCAACGAGATCAACGTGCATAATTCGGCCATCTCGACCATGGTCGGGCGGTTCCTGCAGATCGACACCAATGGCGGACGCACCGAGGGGACCTTCTTCCTGCAGCGCCCCGACAAGATCGCCTTCCGCTATGCCCCGCCCAGCCGCGAGGAAATCGTCTCGATCGGCAATGGGTTCTACGTGCTCGATCGTCGCGAAGAGACCTATTACGCCTATCCGCAGGATTCGATCCCGCTGCGCCAGTTCCTGGGCAGCCAGATCAATCTGCTCAATGCCAATGTCGTCGATGTCACCCTGAGCGACGGCTATATCAGCGTCACCGTCATCGACGAAACCGTGGCCGGCACCGTGCAGGTCTCGCTGATCTTCGATACCGAGACCAAGGATCTGGCCCAGTGGACGCTGGTCGAGCCATCGGGCGCCGAACTGACCTTCTCGCTCTATGACGTGCAGAAGGGCGTGGAAATTCCGCGCTCCTTCTTCTCTATTCCCGCCACCTATCGCGGCAAGGAGCCGGGCACCTAA